DNA from Ignavibacteriales bacterium:
GCCCAGCCAATAGCAACAATACAAATAACAGATGCAATAATACCAAATACAATTGTACCCGATTTAGGAGCAACTACACCGTAGTTAAGAATCATACCTAGAGTGAGCAAGCTAACCATGTTCATAACCTTAATTAAAGGATTAATTGCGGGTCCGGCTGTATCTTTAAGAGGATCGCCAACTGTATCGCCGGTAACTGCGGCTTTATGAGCTTCAGAGCCTTTACCGCCGTATAAACCGTCTTCAATCATCTTCTTAGCATTATCCCACGCACCGCCTGCGTTAGCCATGAATACAGCAAGAAGTTGACCCACTAAAATCATACCCGCCAAGAATCCTCCGAGTGCGTAAGGACCTAATAAGAATCCAACAAGCATCGGAGCCATTATAGCCAAAAGTCCAGGACCAACTAATTCTTTCTGAGCAGTAACAGTACAAATATTAACAACACGACCGTAGTCGGGTTTCTTTGTTCCAGCCCAAATCTCTTTATCACGGAATTGTATACGGCATTCATGAACAATATAAAATGCTGCGCGTCCAACCGCTCTAATTAACATACTGCTGAATAAGAATGGAACAGCACCACCGATTAAAAATCCAATAAACACTACCGGATTAGCAACAGTAAGTTTTCCTGCCTCTATTAAATACTGAGGCACGCTAAGCAAATTAATTTTGTCTTCACTTCCAACAGCAATAATTGCAATAAAGCTGGAGAATAATGAGACTGCCGCAATAACTGCCGACCCGATTGCAATTCCTTTTGTTTCTGCTTTTGTTGTGTTACCTACTGCATCAAGATCTGCAAGTATTTGACGGGCAAGTTTATAACTGCCCGGTTTTTCTTTTTCCATTTCTTCTTTATCGTAACCCATTTCGCCAATACCGTTTGCATTATCGGCAACAGGTCCAAATACATCCATCGAAATAGTATTACCGGTTAGAGTCAACATACCGATACCGGTCATTGCAACACCGTATGCAATAAAGAGTGGAGGTGTTCCGGCATAGGTGAGAACCGATAAGAAAATTGCTAAGGCGATAACTAAAATCATTGCAACAGTACTTTCGTATCCAACTGCAAACCCTTGAATAATGTTCGTAGCATGTCCTGTCGTACATGCCTTTGTAAGACTCTTAACCGGTGCATGACTTGTATGTGTATAATAACTTGTAACTTTATTTAAACCTACAGCCAGAAAAACACCGATTAAGGCTGTAATGGCCGGACGTAGATCAAGTCCTTGAACTCCAAAGTTAGCAAACCAAGGCAAATTGTGTGGATCAACAGCCCAATAACCAAGACTCTTAAGTTCTGCTAATTTCTCTACACCAAAATATTCCGGAGTGAAGTGTAAATAGCTGAAACCGAGGACAAAGAAACCAACTACACTTATAACAGATCCAATCCAGAAACCTCTGTGAACACTTTTAAGAGCTGTATCAGAAGTATCATTTGCACCTGCTTTAACTGTATATGTGGAAATGATAGATCCGAGTACACCAATACCGCGGACTAATAACGGGAAGATTACAC
Protein-coding regions in this window:
- a CDS encoding sodium-translocating pyrophosphatase codes for the protein MPSSMQSSSSQVVEKVKSFVPFSLFSDPKYTPLEIGALLTVLLIAIAGLLYALLLVKQVKKADSGTKKMQEIAAAVREGANAYLSAQFKKIGPLILIITVLLFLTYQGSESAFQWGRSGAFLIGSIFSFLVGFVGMRLATIGNLKVATAAKRSYGEAMQLGYRTGTITGMLTDGLGLLGGTLIFLLFGDLAYEALLGFGFGGTLIALFMRVGGGIYTKAADVGADLVGKIEKDIPEDDPRNAATIADNVGDNVGDCAGMAADIFESYEVTIVAAMILGMSTFGHKGVIFPLLVRGIGVLGSIISTYTVKAGANDTSDTALKSVHRGFWIGSVISVVGFFVLGFSYLHFTPEYFGVEKLAELKSLGYWAVDPHNLPWFANFGVQGLDLRPAITALIGVFLAVGLNKVTSYYTHTSHAPVKSLTKACTTGHATNIIQGFAVGYESTVAMILVIALAIFLSVLTYAGTPPLFIAYGVAMTGIGMLTLTGNTISMDVFGPVADNANGIGEMGYDKEEMEKEKPGSYKLARQILADLDAVGNTTKAETKGIAIGSAVIAAVSLFSSFIAIIAVGSEDKINLLSVPQYLIEAGKLTVANPVVFIGFLIGGAVPFLFSSMLIRAVGRAAFYIVHECRIQFRDKEIWAGTKKPDYGRVVNICTVTAQKELVGPGLLAIMAPMLVGFLLGPYALGGFLAGMILVGQLLAVFMANAGGAWDNAKKMIEDGLYGGKGSEAHKAAVTGDTVGDPLKDTAGPAINPLIKVMNMVSLLTLGMILNYGVVAPKSGTIVFGIIASVICIVAIGWAVWQSKRETGDFEVDEVK